DNA from Carassius carassius chromosome 25, fCarCar2.1, whole genome shotgun sequence:
ttttcttaaaaaaaaaaaaaaagcaaaaataatattaatcagctgaccccaaacttttgaatgacattgtatattgttacaaaacttttattcatgcatttattttttgggataaatgctgttattttcaacatttcaaaatgatcacagtttccagcactgataagaAATCAGCAtcttatactgatttctgaagactggaggaataatgctgaaaatacagctgtgcatcacaggaatgaatgaggttttaatgtatatttaagctgttattttaaatcatatttcctCTTGAAAGGACAGATCATCACACATACCTACAGTGTGAGAGCCGTACAGTAACTGCTCCAGGATGGCTGTTTTCCCCACAGATGCCATCCCACAAACCACCACCTTACAGCCCTTCCCCATAATCACTCctgaaacacacaacacatcAGAAGAGCCGTTTAAATATCAAGCACTTCTACTTCTAATTTTAAAATACTCTCCATCAGTCTTTGAATTATCCCTCTGTGAGGTATTTAACCCTGTGTCTTTGGGAGgattttgtctttcaaacacattcaactgtaaacattcacaaacatttttttttgtcttttccaaACCTTTTCCTCTTTCACCTAATATTTTTACTTGAAGTACACCTGAGATTTTAAAATTCGTGGTTCTCTGACTTAATGgtcacaattgttttttttacatatatttaaaaacgatttattttaatgtaatgtttttatgattttatgaattATTAGCTTTTAATAAAACTCATAAACCCCCTCCAGTTCCTCCACAAACCCCCGATTCGGAAACCCTCACGTCATAtcatgtttaatgcacttcatgttgttaataacaacaaaaggaatatattttcttaatctTTGTATTTTAATGTCAAAATGGTAAAGGTTATTATACATAAATCACTGTGATAAACGAGTTAAgacaaaagtaatctaaaaaaaatattgcctaaaagtgtaatgtaatggatatgttactaactacaatttaTGTCACATCATTTGTAATCCGTAATGGACTACAATGCGTTAGTAATCTAGCAGCTCTGGAAGTACAAAACCTGAGAGCACGGAGAacatttactttctcaaaaaaccaCAATACAAATGTTAGTACATGCATAACAAtgacatgtatttaaaaatggcatGAATATCGCTGAAATAAAGCTCAGGTTTGATTGTCAAGAACAGATATTAGCATGCATTCAttgattacagactcacagaGAAATACTGACTCACCTCACGCGCTCTGACAGACGATACACATCTGATCAATGAGAAATCATTATCAATGTTCAGTGTCATCACTGTGTGCTTCACTTCCGGGAGACGACCCCTTTTCTTCATCTCCTGAAGCCTTTCTCATAAGAGAAAAGTGAAACCATACTATTCCGTCTGAAATTTCAGAAACATGCTGCCACGGAGGGTAGATAGTTGGTTAAATACATTTGATGCTTTTAGTGAAAAATCACGTTACTCTCTAggactacatttcccagaaaTCTTTAACAACGGAACCGGAAATACGCTGAACCGCCTGATAAAGGATTATGGGtaacttttctttctctttccggTTAGTACGCCATCAAGTAAGCAAACCTGTTCGTTTGTTCTGATTGTAGAATCCATCAACAATCTTAATGCGTTTAATGTCATCCGAATCACACGATTAGTGTATCGCGAGCGGAGTATCTGAGCTTTACTCTCTGACGCCCATTTCCCGCCACGATGACGTGACGCGCTGGTTTTAGAGCGGATTGTGGAGCTGCTGCAGTCATGAGTTTACACGCTTTCTCCCGTTTCTGAGTTAAACTGTTGCATTGTCAAATGTCATTTCTGGAATTACATTTGTAAAGGTTTTATTAAGTCCCTGTCTACGACTGAAGAGTTCAGTTGTTTTGTCGTTTCTGTATGTTGCAATGTTGGGCAAATATTACActgcgttattattattatatgacgTTAATTCCCCCTGAAGGAGCTGTTGACATAACTTATATGAATTTATACACACTTGCTGGCTGATATAAAGCTGCTCAGACATCGAGAATGAAGTTCTCAACGTGTTTCTTGCTTAATTTTGCCTTCATTAGTTAATTATAAAAGTGATATTTGtagtattaaaaatgtaaaagctcCGTGTACTCTCAATCAAGTCTGATTGAAAATCATAAAGCAGAGTAACATCCAGATTATAATGGCTTTAGATGCATCATGTCAACTACCACAGTGCACGAGACTCACATGACTTTTCCTGGCGCTGCAGGTGAGGCATCATGGGAGCGTACAAGTACATGCAGGAGTTATGGAGGAAGAAGCAGTCGGACGTGATGAGGTTCCTGCTGCGTGTGCGGTGCTGGCAGTACCGTCAGCTGTCGGCCCTCCACCGGGCCCCGAGGCCCACCAGACCCGATAAAGCCCGCAGACTGGGATACAAGGCCAAGCAGGGTGAGTGACGAGAGCAGCGTGTGTGAGAAGTGCTACTCAACTGAACATTGTCTCTCTGTGGTGTATGGTAGAGACTGTGTATCTTACCTCTGTGCTTTGGTCCGAACAGGCTACGTCATCTACCGCATACGAGTGCGCCGCGGAGGCCGCAAACGCCCCGTGCCCAAAGGTGCCACCTACGGCAAACCTGTGCACCACGGCGTCAACCAGATCAAGTTTGCACGCAGCCTGCAGTCAGTAGCTGAGGTACGTGAGCATCCTCCGCCTGTGAGGGGATCTGCTGTTAAACACAGACATCTTGATACTTTGTTCAGTGGAAAGGATTGCTAAGATGACACTGCCATACATACCTCGCTTCCAGGTTTTATATGTATGTGGGCACTTCTTTAAAAATCTTAAGCACACATGTATTCTAAAGGGTGTTCAGGGATTTATGGTTAGATTATGGAATAAATTGACCATTTGTTAAGGCTTCAGGTTATACAACTTGATGTGTAGGTCTCATGCATGTTCAGAAATGCCACCAATGAAGCATGCATTTATTCTGAGTCTTGATCTGTCCATCGAGGGTCATGTGTTTCTTCTGCTGGTGTGTTTTCAGGAGCGTGCGGGCCGTCACTGTGGAGGTCTGCGGGTGCTCAGCTCATACTGGGTGGGTGAAGACTCCACATACAAGTTCTTCGAAGTGGTCCTCGTCGACACCTTCCACAAGGCCATCAGACGCAACCCCGACACACAATGGATCACCAAGGCTGTGCACAAGCACAGGGAGATGCGCGGGCTCACGTCAGCCGGCAAGAAGAGCCGTGGTTTGGGCAAGGGTCACAAGTTCCACCTCACCATTGGTGGCTCTCGGCGCGCGGCCTGGAAGAGACGCAACACCCTGCAGCTGCACCGTTACCGCTAGACAACACGTGCTGTACATTCATCCAAATAAAGTACCTTTGTATTCTCACATCGTGTGTCTTTATTGAGAGCTTGCAGATGAGCAGGGAATCTGAAATGCACAAGTTTTCAGGGTAGGTGTTTATCTGTCAGCTGGACCGAGGCCACTGGAAAAATGTGTTCTGATATACCAGATGCAGCTCCCCTTGTTTAATTTGGGCTGTGAAGAGATGTTAAGACTGCCTATACACATGCTGCTGCTTTATGGGAGAGTTTGAGTACGAGGAGAGGTTTACTGGGGTTGAAGGTGAATAAGAAACCCTTGCAAATTGTGCCCGTGTTTGTCTCTAAATCTCAATATTTTCACATCAAAGCAACTTTGTGATCTATATTCAGCTTGAGTTTGCTGATAATTACAATCACTGGTAATCGTAGCAGGGGCACTATTGGGATATAACATAAAGAAGATAATATACTACTGGGATTTAATATTTCAGAGTACAGCTCAAATAATCAAATTCAATCAGTGTTGTCTAAAAGTAAGGATCACAGTTCGGTAAACCTTTACCTCTGTCTTGGAGATCGAGAGTCACGACAACACTGATGCGATTTTAGATGTTATTTGAGATCTATAAACCAGTTTATCCAACTGCTTCCCATGATGGCTATCTACTTTGTTGGGATGTTGCAAAATATCTTAACGAATAGTTAAATCAAATTATAATAACTGTGATCTCTGTTATTTAGGTAATCTCTAGCTGGGATCTTTGGTCAGAATATTAGATGTAATGTCTTCTGCAGAATGGCCCATAGATTAAGGGTGTTGCATGgggtatacaggtccttctaaaagaatttgcatattgtgataaagttcattattttccatagtgtaatgataaaaattaaactttcatatattttagattcattgcacaccaactgaaatatttcaggtcttttattgttttaatactgatgattttggcatacagctcatgaaaacccaaaatgcctgtctcaaaaaattagcatatatttatatagtatctgtatatatatatatagtatctcACAGAAGTGAGTACACCCTTcaaatttttgtaaatattttatatcttttcatgtgacaacacttaaaaaaaatgactttgcTACAAGTCAAGACTTTGTGCTGTCCCCACACAGCCATTAGTGTCTAAGCTGCTGTATTGGaagagtaaagaaaaaaaaatagctttctcTGCtatggagtcaagacatttgcaaaatgattaaaagatgaatatgagactacagaatgtcacattttatcatGTCTTTCATGTTTCACCaaatgaaaagtgaagtgacattcagccaagtatactcagaatttgtgctctgcatttaacccatccaaagtgcacacacacacacacacacacacacccggagcagtgggcagccatttatgctgcggcgcccggggagcagttgggggttcaatgccttgctcaagggcacctaagtcgtggtattgaaggtggagagagaactgtacatgcactccccccacccacaattcctgccggcccgagactcaaactcacaacccttcaattgctAGTCCGACtcgctaaccattaggccacgacttccggAGAAGGTTAGCAGTTTTAGACTttatcccactatttgatgtgagtattagtattggaacagttgaatttaaagcagattaaaagattaaaa
Protein-coding regions in this window:
- the rpl15 gene encoding 60S ribosomal protein L15; translated protein: MGAYKYMQELWRKKQSDVMRFLLRVRCWQYRQLSALHRAPRPTRPDKARRLGYKAKQGYVIYRIRVRRGGRKRPVPKGATYGKPVHHGVNQIKFARSLQSVAEERAGRHCGGLRVLSSYWVGEDSTYKFFEVVLVDTFHKAIRRNPDTQWITKAVHKHREMRGLTSAGKKSRGLGKGHKFHLTIGGSRRAAWKRRNTLQLHRYR